One genomic segment of Chelmon rostratus isolate fCheRos1 chromosome 22, fCheRos1.pri, whole genome shotgun sequence includes these proteins:
- the LOC121625990 gene encoding achaete-scute homolog 4: MEHISYVPSLALHGFSMDNSGAHYKDALRLGLPFHLDAAYLDPVHGQTLPYRRFSYFPLHGPLGVCEYSFEPAFIRKRNERERHRVRCVNEGYARLREHLPQELEDKRLSKVETLRAAIDYIKHLQSLLDLNMSAMEVTLGDARKRAPLPQRTECNSDGESKTGLSDSGETVY; encoded by the coding sequence ATGGAGCACATTTCATATGTCCCCTCACTGGCCCTCCACGGCTTCTCCATGGATAACAGTGGAGCACACTACAAAGATGCGCTCCGACTGGGACTGCCCTTCCACCTGGACGCTGCATACCTCGACCCTGTGCACGGCCAGACCCTACCCTACAGACGGTTCTCCTATTTCCCCCTTCACGGACCCCTCGGCGTGTGCGAATACTCCTTCGAGCCTGCGTTCATCCGGAAAAGGAACGAAAGGGAGCGCCATCGAGTGCGCTGCGTAAACGAAGGCTACGCGCGGCTCAGAGAGCATCTGCCGCAGGAGCTTGAAGACAAACGGCTCAGCAAGGTGGAGACCCTGCGGGCGGCCATTGACTATATCAAGCACCTGCAGAGCCTGCTGGACTTAAACATGTCCGCGATGGAGGTGACACTGGGGGACGCGCGTAAACGTGCGCCGCTGCCGCAGAGGACAGAGTGCAACAGTGATGGAGAATCCAAAACTGGCCTCAGCGACAGTGGG